From the Ctenopharyngodon idella isolate HZGC_01 chromosome 3, HZGC01, whole genome shotgun sequence genome, one window contains:
- the LOC127509938 gene encoding gastrula zinc finger protein XlCGF57.1-like isoform X6, translated as MSDPEPCRMKHTEDTEEQRELIKGNEENEGLSEVEEKKHVITGEKPLSFSQTKQKDLKKRRAKKSFTCTQCGKSFTYKQSLERHTRVHTGEKPFTCDQCGKSFKNKYELDVHMRVHTGEKPYTCDQCGKSFTQSGHLKEHMNIHPGEKQYTYDQCGKNFTQSGHLKEHMNIHPGEKPYKCSYCDESFNQSGILKNHERIHTGEKPHTCDQCGISFSQKGQLKVHMKVHTGEKPYTCDQCGKSFAQSANLKEHMNIHTGGKPFTCDQCGKTFLWSSVLKKHLKCHTKEKPHSCNLCGNSFSRLEHLKIHQKIHTGVRDYMCFECEKTFTRAGDLKVHQRIHTGEKPYKCSLCDKRFSQSGHLKRHKRIHTGEKPYKCSYCDMRFSQSATLRNHERIHTGEKPYHSAA; from the exons atgagtgatccagaaccctgcagaatgaaacacactgaagatactgaagaacaaagag aGTTGATTAAAGGAAATGAGGAGAATGAAGGATTGAGTGAAGTTGAGGAGAAAAAGCATGTCataactggagaaaaacctttgaGTTTTTCTCAAACCAAACAGAAAGatttaaagaaaagaagagcCAAGAAATCTTTcacctgcactcagtgtgggaagagtttcacataCAAACAAAGTCTTGAGCGTCACACcagagttcatactggagagaagccgttcacatgtgatcaatgtgggaagagtttcaaaaacaaatatgagCTTGAtgttcacatgagagttcatactggagagaaaccgtacacATGTGATCAATGCGGGAAGAGTTTTACACAATCAGGACACCTTAAAGAACACATGAACATCCACCCTGGAGAGAAACAGTACACATATGATCAGTGCGGAAAAAACTTTACACAATCAGGACACCTTAAAGAACACATGAACATCCACCCTGGAGAGAAACCATACAAGTGTTCATACTGCGACGAGAGCTTCAATCAGtcaggaatcctgaaaaatcatgagaggatccacactggagagaaaccacacacatgtgatcagtgcggAATAAGTTTCTCACAAAAAGGACAGCTTAAGGTGCATATGAaggttcatactggagagaaaccgtacacttgtgatcaatgtggaaagagttttgcaCAATCAGCAAACCTTAAAGAACACATGAACATCCACACTGGAGggaagccgttcacatgtgatcaatgcggaaaaacatttttgtggtCTTCAGTCCTGAAGAAGCACCTGAAATGTCATACAAAAGAAAAGCCACATTCATGTAATTTATGTGGAAACAGTTTTTCACGTctagaacatttaaaaatacatcagAAAATTCATACTGGTGTGAGAGACTACATGTGCTTTGAGTGTGAGAAGACTTTTACTAGAGCCGGTGATTTAAAAGTGCACCAgaggattcacactggagaaaaaccttacaagtgttcactctgtgacaagagattcagtcagtCAGGACACCTGAAAAGACAcaagaggatccacactggagaaaaaccttacaagtgttcatactGTGACATGAGATTCAGTCAGTCAGCAACTCTGAGAAATCACGAgaggattcacactggagagaaaccttatcACAGCGCTGCATGA
- the LOC127509938 gene encoding gastrula zinc finger protein XlCGF57.1-like isoform X10, which translates to MSDPEPCRMKHTEEQRELIKGNEENEGLSEVEEKKHVITGEKPLSFSQTKQKDLKKRRAKKSFTCTQCGKSFTYKQSLERHTRVHTGEKPFTCDQCGKSFKNKYELDVHMRVHTGEKPYTCDQCGKSFTQSGHLKEHMNIHPGEKQYTYDQCGKNFTQSGHLKEHMNIHPGEKPYKCSYCDESFNQSGILKNHERIHTGEKPHTCDQCGISFSQKGQLKVHMKVHTGEKPYTCDQCGKSFAQSANLKEHMNIHTGGKPFTCDQCGKTFLWSSVLKKHLKCHTKEKPHSCNLCGNSFSRLEHLKIHQKIHTGVRDYMCFECEKTFTRAGDLKVHQRIHTGEKPYKCSLCDKRFSQSGHLKRHKRIHTGEKPYKCSYCDMRFSQSATLRNHERIHTGEKPYHSAA; encoded by the exons atgagtgatccagaaccctgcagaatgaaacacactgaagaacaaagag aGTTGATTAAAGGAAATGAGGAGAATGAAGGATTGAGTGAAGTTGAGGAGAAAAAGCATGTCataactggagaaaaacctttgaGTTTTTCTCAAACCAAACAGAAAGatttaaagaaaagaagagcCAAGAAATCTTTcacctgcactcagtgtgggaagagtttcacataCAAACAAAGTCTTGAGCGTCACACcagagttcatactggagagaagccgttcacatgtgatcaatgtgggaagagtttcaaaaacaaatatgagCTTGAtgttcacatgagagttcatactggagagaaaccgtacacATGTGATCAATGCGGGAAGAGTTTTACACAATCAGGACACCTTAAAGAACACATGAACATCCACCCTGGAGAGAAACAGTACACATATGATCAGTGCGGAAAAAACTTTACACAATCAGGACACCTTAAAGAACACATGAACATCCACCCTGGAGAGAAACCATACAAGTGTTCATACTGCGACGAGAGCTTCAATCAGtcaggaatcctgaaaaatcatgagaggatccacactggagagaaaccacacacatgtgatcagtgcggAATAAGTTTCTCACAAAAAGGACAGCTTAAGGTGCATATGAaggttcatactggagagaaaccgtacacttgtgatcaatgtggaaagagttttgcaCAATCAGCAAACCTTAAAGAACACATGAACATCCACACTGGAGggaagccgttcacatgtgatcaatgcggaaaaacatttttgtggtCTTCAGTCCTGAAGAAGCACCTGAAATGTCATACAAAAGAAAAGCCACATTCATGTAATTTATGTGGAAACAGTTTTTCACGTctagaacatttaaaaatacatcagAAAATTCATACTGGTGTGAGAGACTACATGTGCTTTGAGTGTGAGAAGACTTTTACTAGAGCCGGTGATTTAAAAGTGCACCAgaggattcacactggagaaaaaccttacaagtgttcactctgtgacaagagattcagtcagtCAGGACACCTGAAAAGACAcaagaggatccacactggagaaaaaccttacaagtgttcatactGTGACATGAGATTCAGTCAGTCAGCAACTCTGAGAAATCACGAgaggattcacactggagagaaaccttatcACAGCGCTGCATGA
- the LOC127509938 gene encoding gastrula zinc finger protein XlCGF57.1-like isoform X9, whose amino-acid sequence MSDPEPCRMKHTEEQRELIKGNEENGGLSEVEEKKHVITGEKPLSFSQTKQKDLKKRRAKKSFTCSQCGKSFTYKQSLERHTRVHTGEKPFTCDQCGKSFKNKYELDVHMRVHTGEKPYTCDQCGKSFTQSGHLKEHMNIHPGEKPYKCSYCDKSFNQSGILKNHERIHTGEKPFKCSHCDKRFSRSANMKAHEIIHTGEKPHTCDQCGISFSQKGHLKVHMKVHTGEKPYTCDQCGKSFAQSANLKEHMNIHTGGKPFTCDQCGKTFLWSSVLKKHLKCHTKEKPHSCNLCGNSFSRLEYLKIHEKIHTGVRDYMCFECEKTFTTANGLKLHQRIHTGEKPYKCSHCDKRFSRSGHLKRHKRIHTGEKPYKCSHCDKRFSHSATLRNHERIHTGEKSYHSAA is encoded by the exons atgagtgatccagaaccctgcagaatgaaacacactgaagaacaaagag aGTTGATTAAAGGAAATGAGGAGAATGGAGGATTGAGTGAAGTTGAGGAGAAAAAGCATGTCataactggagaaaaacctttgaGTTTTTCTCAAACCAAACAGAAAGatttaaagaaaagaagagcCAAGAAATCTTTCACCTGcagtcagtgtggaaagagtttcacatacAAACAAAGTCTTGAGCGTCACACcagagttcatactggagagaagccattcacatgtgatcaatgtggaaagagtttcaaaaacaaatatgagCTTGAtgttcacatgagagttcatactggagagaaaccgtacacatgtgatcagtgcggGAAGAGTTTTACACAATCAGGACACCTTAAAGAACACATGAACATCCAccctggagagaaaccttacaagtgttcatactGCGACAAGAGCTTCAATCAGtcaggaatcctgaaaaatcatgagaggatccacactggagaaaaacctttcaagtgttcacactgtgacaagagattcagtcggTCAGCAAATATGAAAGCACATGAGataatccacactggagagaaaccacacacatgtgatcagtgtggaataAGTTTCTCACAAAAAGGACACCTTAAGGTGCATATGAaggttcatactggagagaaaccgtacacttgtgatcaatgtggaaagagttttgcaCAATCAGCAAACCTTAAGGAACACATGAACATCCACACTGGAGggaagccgttcacatgtgatcaatgcggaaaaacatttttgtggtCTTCAGTCCTGAAGAAGCACCTGAAATGTCATACAAAAGAAAAGCCACATTCATGTAATTTATGTGGAAACAGTTTTTCACGTctagaatatttaaaaatacatgagAAAATACATACTGGTGTGAGAGACTACATGTGCTTTGAGTGTGAGAAGACTTTTACTACAGCAAACGGTTTAAAACTGCAccagagaattcacactggagaaaaaccttacaagtgttcacactgtgacaagagattcagtcggTCAGGACACCTGAAAAGACAcaagaggatccacactggagaaaaaccttacaagtgttcacactgtgacaagagattcagtcactcAGCAACTCTGAGAAATCATGAgaggattcacactggagaaaaatctTATCACAGCGCTGCATGA
- the LOC127509938 gene encoding gastrula zinc finger protein XlCGF57.1-like isoform X8 yields the protein MSDPEPCRMKHTEDTEEQRELIKGNEENEGLSEVEEKKHVITGEKPLSFSQTKQKDLKKRRAKKSFTCTQCGKSFTYKQSLERHTRVHTGEKPFTCDQCGKSFKNKYELDVHMRVHTGEKPYTCDQCGKSFTQSGHLKEHMNIHPGEKQYTYDQCGKNFTQSGHLKEHMNIHPGEKPYKCSYCDESFNQSGILKNHERIHTGEKPHTCDQCGISFSQKGQLKVHMKVHTGEKPYTCDQCGKSFAQSANLKEHMNIHTGGKPFTCDQCGKTFLWSSVLKKHLKCHTKEKPHSCNLCGNSFSRLEHLKIHQKIHTGVRDYMCFECEKTFTRAGDLKVHQRIHTGEKPYKCSLCDKRFSQSGHLKRHKRIHTGEKPYKCSYCDMRFSQSATLRNHERIHTGEKPYHSAA from the coding sequence aGTTGATTAAAGGAAATGAGGAGAATGAAGGATTGAGTGAAGTTGAGGAGAAAAAGCATGTCataactggagaaaaacctttgaGTTTTTCTCAAACCAAACAGAAAGatttaaagaaaagaagagcCAAGAAATCTTTcacctgcactcagtgtgggaagagtttcacataCAAACAAAGTCTTGAGCGTCACACcagagttcatactggagagaagccgttcacatgtgatcaatgtgggaagagtttcaaaaacaaatatgagCTTGAtgttcacatgagagttcatactggagagaaaccgtacacATGTGATCAATGCGGGAAGAGTTTTACACAATCAGGACACCTTAAAGAACACATGAACATCCACCCTGGAGAGAAACAGTACACATATGATCAGTGCGGAAAAAACTTTACACAATCAGGACACCTTAAAGAACACATGAACATCCACCCTGGAGAGAAACCATACAAGTGTTCATACTGCGACGAGAGCTTCAATCAGtcaggaatcctgaaaaatcatgagaggatccacactggagagaaaccacacacatgtgatcagtgcggAATAAGTTTCTCACAAAAAGGACAGCTTAAGGTGCATATGAaggttcatactggagagaaaccgtacacttgtgatcaatgtggaaagagttttgcaCAATCAGCAAACCTTAAAGAACACATGAACATCCACACTGGAGggaagccgttcacatgtgatcaatgcggaaaaacatttttgtggtCTTCAGTCCTGAAGAAGCACCTGAAATGTCATACAAAAGAAAAGCCACATTCATGTAATTTATGTGGAAACAGTTTTTCACGTctagaacatttaaaaatacatcagAAAATTCATACTGGTGTGAGAGACTACATGTGCTTTGAGTGTGAGAAGACTTTTACTAGAGCCGGTGATTTAAAAGTGCACCAgaggattcacactggagaaaaaccttacaagtgttcactctgtgacaagagattcagtcagtCAGGACACCTGAAAAGACAcaagaggatccacactggagaaaaaccttacaagtgttcatactGTGACATGAGATTCAGTCAGTCAGCAACTCTGAGAAATCACGAgaggattcacactggagagaaaccttatcACAGCGCTGCATGA